From the genome of Streptomyces sp. JH34:
TCCACCACCTCGTCCATGGCCCTCGGCCGCTCGACAAGGACGGCCAGCAGGAACCGTTCGTCCTCGGCGACCTGACCGGCCCGAACCGGCGGCAGGGCGGCCGGAGCGGTGGCCAGCGGCGTAGCGGGCGGGACCGGGCGCGGTTCAGTGCCCCACCGCCGTGCGAGATCGTCGAGAACCCCGGTCAGAACGTCCGCGTGGTGCAGGGCGCCCTCGACCTCGCCCCGCAGGGCGTCGGTGCGGGCCGCCTGGTGAAGGCGGATCGCGTGCGCGGTGATGCTGCGATGGATCGCCCCCTCCAGCACCATGCGGCCGTACGCCGGAGCGTGTTCGGGACGCGGGCAGGCAGAGACCAGGGTGTGTGCGTAGACCGCGCTCAGCCCCCGTACGTGGTGGCCGGCCTCCTCGACCGCAGCGGTCACCCACGACAGCGGCACCGATGTATCGGCTGCCAGTCCGGGGTGGCCATCGGCCCGGAGCCTGCGCAGCGCGGCGAACAGCGCCTGGTGGACCGGCCGGTCGAAGTGATCCGGTGCGAGCCAATCAAGATGCGCCAGCTGGTCCGGATCGAGGAGCACGGAGCCCAGGACCGCCTGCTCCGCGCGCAGCAGCGGGTTCATCGTCGCCCCCCGGCGTCGGAGGAGGGAAGTTCATCGTGCCGGGCGCGGAGATCGGCGACGGCCTGGTCGGCAGCGGCCATCGCCACGGCGAAGCCGTCCAGCACACTGGTGAACACGGGGTCGGTGGCGATAATCGAGCCGACCCCGCTGACCAGCCACCACTGGCCGTCGCGCAGAACGACCGGCGAACGTTCGAGCCGCCCGGGACGCGGCGTGGGCGCACTCATGCCGACAGCCCGAAGCCGTCACGGCCGTGGGTCTTCGCGATGGCCCGTTCGGTGATGGCCTTCGTCGCGCGGGCGGAGGCCGGGCCGATCTCCTTGGCGGACGGCTCCCTGTACCAAGGCCGCAGATCAAGCATCGCCACTCGGATGCCGGTGGCCAGGAGCAGTGCCTTGCCCTTGGGCAGGGCGCGGATTGCATCGGGCGGCAGGATCCGCTCGCTGCGCATACTGACTGAGGTGGACTTGCTGCCGTCGCTGGTGGAGACCGAGGTGGTCTGGACATCGTGGTCACCGACCTGTCGGCTGAGGCGGTCGGCGAAGTCGGCGTCATCGATGCCGGATCCGATGATCTTGATGGTGGCGGCGGACCAGAGGGCGTCCATGCCGGCCTCACCCCAGCACCGCTGGCCCTGGCGGTAGGACTGCAGGATCGTCATAGGGATGACGCCCCGGCTGCCCAAGTGGCTGTAGAGATCGGGGAGGTCCGAGATCTTGCAGACGTTCGCGGCCTCGTCGAGGACGCAGAGGGCGGGCGGGTCGAGCCGGCCGCCGGAGCGCTCGGCGACGATCACGGCCGCGCGCATCACGGCGTCGGCCGCCGCGGCGATGATCGCGGACGCGCTGCCGCCGCCGTCCTTGCTGAGGAGGTACAGCGTGTCGCGGGAGGTGGCGAAGGCGAAGGGCTTGAACTCGGGGAGGCCCTTGGCGGGGATGACCCAGCCGGCGACGTCCGGGTCGAGCAGGCAGCTGGCGTACTGCCTCGCGGTCTCGTAGATGCCGTCGCGGGTCTCGGTGGCGCCGGAGACGGTGCCCTGGAGTTGGGCGGCGACCGCAAGGTGGCCGGCATCGGTGAGTAGATCGACCGGGGTCCGGTCGGCGGGGGCGGCGAGCCAGCCCAGGACATCGGTGATCGGCCGCCGGTGGCCGGCGGCGGCGAGGAACAGCGCGCCGAGCGTGTTGGACGCGGCGGTGGACCAGAAGTCGGAGCCGTTCGACTCGTCGACGCTGGCGGCGACGAAGTGTCCGGCAAGGCGTTTCGCTCCGGCCAGGTCGCGGGCGTCGGCCAGGATGTCCCACCACATCTCACGTGGATGGTGGGCGATTTGTTGCGGGTCCAGGGTCCAGATCGTGCCGACCTCGGCGCGGGCGTCGACCGTCGCGGTGAAGGCATCGTTCGCCGCCTTGTTCGACGTCAGCAGCACCGGGCCGGGGGCCGCGAGAATCGCGGGGATCGCCAGTCCGGAGGTCTTGCCGGAGCGCGGGGCCATGATCGCGACGATCACGTCCTCCCACGACGCACGGACATCGGCCCGCCCCGGGGAAAGAGCGCCGAGCAGGATGCCGCGGTCAGCAGGAGCGACCTCTTTTACACCTCCGGCCGCTCAGAGACGGCCGCAGGTCCCGGGCCTTGGCGGTGATCTCCTTGTCCAGCAGCGGGGCGAGGTCGCCCTTCCGCGCGAGACCGTTCTTCGCACCGCCGCGCAGCCGCATCCACACCACCAGGCCGAGGACCGTGAACCAGACGGACAGCAGGCCGGGGATGATCCGTGCGCCGATGAGCAGGGCGGTGGGGCTCAGGTGCGGCCACAGCACCTCGGGGTGCAGCAGCGTGTCGGTGGCCGTGTACGGGGCCCAGGGCCCGGTACCGACGAGGGAGTTGCTGAGGTTGCCGGTCAGCCAGGCCAGCGAGCCGAAGGCGAGCACGATGCCGATCAGGCCGAAGAGGAGATAGAGGAGCGCGTCCGACCCGGTGGTGGTCGAGGGCGCGCTGGTACGCGGTGCGGGCATGGCGAGTCCTGAGAATGAGCGCAGACGAGTGATGGGTGGTGGTGGGCGAGGTTCAGTCTTCTGCTGGTTATCGGGGCACTCCGGTTCGGGGCGACAACGCAGCGCGGGGAGCGCTCCGGCGAGGGCATCGCTGGCAGGAAGGCAACTGGTGCACCACCTTGGCGGGGCATCGGGCGGTCAGAAGTGAGGGTTCTCGGTGGTCCGCTCGGCCTCGGTGGCGGCCTGGAGCAGCTCGGCGAGGTCGTCGGGTTCGGAGGAGCGCTGGTCGATCCACCACCCGGCGCGGGTGACGGTGCGAGCGGCCTCCTCGATCTTCTCCCACTCTGTTTCGCTGGTCTCGCCTTCGAGGACCAGGACGGCGTATGCGGCGGCCAGGGCCTGGTGGCGGCAGCGCACACCCCAGGCGACGGCTCGCTCGGTCCCGTCCAGGGGCGGCATCCGGTACTGCTGCGACCAGGCTTCGGATTCGGCCCGTTCTTCGGCGCGCTTAGCCTTCAGCCAGGCGGTCTTGTCCGGTTCGGCGCCTTCCTCGGAGGTTCGCCAGCAGTCGGTGCACTCCTGCTTGGCGAGCCACTCGGCAAAGCCCGCACGCCGGTCGGCGGCCCGGTTGGACAGGTCGCGGTCGGCCTGGTGGCCGCAGGAATGGGTGATCTGCCAGACGGTCTTCACGGCCATGGGAACGGTTCCTTACGGGAGGTGGGGTTAGCGGTTGAGGGCGAAGGCGATGCGAGGGTCGACCGGCCGGGCCGCCGGAGCGGAGGCGGTGGGAGCGGGCACCGGCGTCTTGGCCGGGAGGCCGTCGCGGGCTGGGCTGGCAGCGAGAGCGGCGGCGCTGACGGAGGAGGCACGGGTGAAGCCCCGGTCGTGGTCGGGGCGCGCGGCCGTTGCGGGCGCAGGAGGGCGGCGAGCTGCTACGTCCTGGGTAAGGGAGGGCTGCACCGCGACCTGGAGATCGGATCGATGCATCGACAGC
Proteins encoded in this window:
- a CDS encoding DnaB-like helicase N-terminal domain-containing protein, which translates into the protein MNPLLRAEQAVLGSVLLDPDQLAHLDWLAPDHFDRPVHQALFAALRRLRADGHPGLAADTSVPLSWVTAAVEEAGHHVRGLSAVYAHTLVSACPRPEHAPAYGRMVLEGAIHRSITAHAIRLHQAARTDALRGEVEGALHHADVLTGVLDDLARRWGTEPRPVPPATPLATAPAALPPVRAGQVAEDERFLLAVLVERPRAMDEVVDWLRPGDFADPAHGQLYRCLGALHHRGEPIDRITLVWEAQRRGLLADGTLSGGQVAVICDGVGPGSAEWLGEQVIRSSVTRTAVASARTIRGLAENESLSPGHLINHALHTLGPLDDIRTRWRTANGHSPPSPAPASSSNGPPPARVHAALARSTPHPISPSSARTRSAPGPAVVRSPSRGHS